From Rutidosis leptorrhynchoides isolate AG116_Rl617_1_P2 chromosome 3, CSIRO_AGI_Rlap_v1, whole genome shotgun sequence, a single genomic window includes:
- the LOC139897936 gene encoding uncharacterized protein isoform X3, with protein sequence MATCSYANNSIQGGVNETNPGRNHKSLFCTDKVFKSRQDLMAWVQSVGRSLGFFITTKRSNSRSGGFMYKVTLECDRGGIYENKASSRRSRATKKTNCPFELVGTYSRDYDAWTLRVICEKHNHEPADEHIIKGHPSSKRLSDNETRLVLDLTKKNVKPQVILMILKKLNPNNMSTPRLLYNMRQKFRNAGEQISGEEMTSPSPTECPVYAFNGNKSKGDGDDIDPFALRNLLQDIDLSKYGYDMTVTNLVKDLYVANLVKDVSVASCVKEVLMCHDGIGQYINIPNIPDVDASTSAGPFKPYRDIVLDKSQGEFSLKQFLDSDYAHEQFSTEERGSEKEIDSVVEHHTDTSVDYGEDGVNNVYSDNDVAVDTKLDTRDENERKSVVNGTSEFSTDRVFNSRQELTDWVQNVGRSLGYIIITKRSSTHNSSGGVTCKVTLMCDRCGIYKSQSSHRHSKLTKKTNCPFKLVGNNSKCSKFWTLKVICEEHNHEPAVHMKGHPYAMRLLDNETRLVLDLTKKNVKPQVILMILKKLNPNNVSNLRTLYNMRQKFRNSGEKISGEEIAFPSPNECPVYAFNGNKLKGASDDIDPFALRNLLQELDLSKYGYNDMTVTNLVKDVSVASHVKDMLMCPDINGQDKNIPYADASTSAGPFKPYRDVVLDKSHGQISMKHFLDNDFDHDQFLSEEGETEKDREETFVVQHINNKDSANKSKRTDIEENASSSTSFAFDSRTPKRSIDQVYRFDFRNMVDSVEFLLMLI encoded by the exons ATGGCTACTTGTTCTTACGCAAACAATTCGATCCAAGGTGGTGTAAATGAAACAAATCCAGGTCGCAATCACAAATCACTATTTTGCACGGATAAG GTGTTCAAGTCCCGTCAAGATCTAATGGCTTGGGTGCAAAGTGTGGGACGTTCTCTTGGGTTCTTTATCACCACTAAAAGATCCAATTCTCGTAGTGGGGGGTTCATGTATAAAGTTACATTGGAGTGTGATCGTGGTGGTATATACGAAAATAAAGCCTCCAGTAGACGTAGTAGGGCCACCAAAAAGACCAATTGTCCGTTTGAATTGGTAGGAACATATTCCCGGGATTATGATGCTTGGACATTAAGGGTGATATGTGAAAAACATAATCATGAACCTGCAGATGAACACATCATCAAGGGTCATCCGTCTTCAAAGCGATTGTCTGATAATGAAACTCGTTTGGTGCTCGATTTGACAAAAAAGAATGTAAAACCACAAGTAATTCTAATGATACTGAAAAAGTTGAATCCAAATAACATGTCTACTCCCAGATTACTATACAATATGCGCCAAAAGTTCCGAAATGCAG GAGAGCAAATTAGCGGTGAAGAAATGACATCTCCGAGCCCGACCGAGTGCCCAGTGTACGCGTTTAATGGAAACAAGTCAAAAGGAGATGGTGATGATATAGATCCATTTGCTCTCAGAAACTTGTTGCAAGACATTGATTTATCTAAATACGGGTATGATATGACGGTGACAAATCTTGTGAAGGATCTTTACGTTGCAAATCTTGTGAAGGATGTTTCCGTTGCAAGTTGTGTGAAGGAGGTGCTTATGTGTCATGATGGCATTGGTCAATACATCAATATACCGAATATACCAGATGTTGATGCATCCACATCTGCGGGACCCTTTAAACCATATCGAGACATAGTCTTAGATAAGTCTCAAGGGGAGTTTTCACTGAAACAATTTTTG GACAGTGATTATGCTCATGAACAATTTTCAACCGAGGAAAGAGGATCGGAAAAAGAAATCGACAGTGTAGTAGAACATCATACAGATACTTCTGTTGATTATGGAGAAGACGGCGTTAATAATGTTTATAGTGATAATGATGTGGCGGTTGATACAAAACTTGATACGCGTGATGAAAATGAAAGAAAGTCTGTTGTTAATGGCACATCCGAGTTTTCTACAGATAGG GTATTCAACTCTCGTCAAGAATTAACGGATTGGGTGCAAAATGTGGGCCGTTCTCTTGGTTACATTATCATCACTAAAAGATCCAGCACTCACAATTCTAGTGGAGGGGTGACGTGTAAAGTTACGCTGATGTGTGATCGTTGCGGTATATACAAAAGTCAAAGCTCCCATAGGCATTCTAAGTTGACCAAAAAGACTAATTGCCCGTTTAAATTGGTTGGAAATAATTCTAAGTGTTCTAAATTTTGGACATTAAAGGTGATATGTGAAGAACATAATCATGAACCTGCAGTACACATGAAGGGTCATCCGTATGCAATGCGATTGTTGGATAACGAAACTCGTTTGGTGCTCGATTTGACAAAAAAGAATGTAAAACCGCAAGTAATTCTAATGATTTTGAAGAAGTTGAATCCAAATAATGTGTCTAACCTCAGAACTCTATACAATATGCGCCAGAAGTTTCGAAATTCAG GAGAAAAAATTAGCGGTGAAGAAATTGCATTTCCGAGCCCCAACGAGTGCCCAGTGTACGCGTTTAATGGAAACAAGTTAAAAGGAGCTAGTGATGACATTGATCCATTTGCTCTTAGAAACTTGTTGCAAGAACTCGATTTATCTAAATATGGGTATAATGATATGACGGTTACAAATCTTGTGAAGGATGTTTCTGTTGCTAGTCATGTGAAGGATATGCTTATGTGTCCTGATATCAATGGTCAAGATAAAAATATACCATATGCTGATGCATCCACATCTGCGGGACCCTTTAAACCATATCGAGACGTAGTCTTGGATAAGTCCCACGGGCAGATTTCGATGAAACACTTTTTG GACAATGATTTTGATCATGACCAATTTTTATCAGAGGAAGGAGAAACTGAAAAAGATAGAGAAG AAACATTTGTGGTGCAGCATATCAACAATAAAGACAGTGCAAACAAGTCGAAGAGAACGGACATTGAAGAAAATGCATCTTCGAGCACATCGTTTGCATTTGATTCACGCACACCGAAGAGAAGTATCGACCAAGTATATCGATTTGACTTTCGAAACATGGTTGATTCTGTTGAAT TCCTCCTCATGTTGATATAA
- the LOC139897936 gene encoding uncharacterized protein isoform X2, with protein MATCSYANNSIQGGVNETNPGRNHKSLFCTDKVFKSRQDLMAWVQSVGRSLGFFITTKRSNSRSGGFMYKVTLECDRGGIYENKASSRRSRATKKTNCPFELVGTYSRDYDAWTLRVICEKHNHEPADEHIIKGHPSSKRLSDNETRLVLDLTKKNVKPQVILMILKKLNPNNMSTPRLLYNMRQKFRNAGEQISGEEMTSPSPTECPVYAFNGNKSKGDGDDIDPFALRNLLQDIDLSKYGYDMTVTNLVKDLYVANLVKDVSVASCVKEVLMCHDGIGQYINIPNIPDVDASTSAGPFKPYRDIVLDKSQGEFSLKQFLDSDYAHEQFSTEERGSEKEIDSVVEHHTDTSVDYGEDGVNNVYSDNDVAVDTKLDTRDENERKSVVNGTSEFSTDRVFNSRQELTDWVQNVGRSLGYIIITKRSSTHNSSGGVTCKVTLMCDRCGIYKSQSSHRHSKLTKKTNCPFKLVGNNSKCSKFWTLKVICEEHNHEPAVHMKGHPYAMRLLDNETRLVLDLTKKNVKPQVILMILKKLNPNNVSNLRTLYNMRQKFRNSGEKISGEEIAFPSPNECPVYAFNGNKLKGASDDIDPFALRNLLQELDLSKYGYNDMTVTNLVKDVSVASHVKDMLMCPDINGQDKNIPYADASTSAGPFKPYRDVVLDKSHGQISMKHFLDNDFDHDQFLSEEGETEKDREETFVVQHINNKDSANKSKRTDIEENASSSTSFAFDSRTPKRSIDQVYRFDFRNMVDSVECESVREDIVEDFVFQTKQNLMMPSSFGTFSPPHVDIMGTNNGNGLDTVEHHADEYRHFQPNREAVLNMPQREILKKRFLDRDYAHDESLTVKDYAHHTNIVFDSTYREDEVNYVYSDVEFDKRIDTCDESEKKLVVNGPSEFFTER; from the exons ATGGCTACTTGTTCTTACGCAAACAATTCGATCCAAGGTGGTGTAAATGAAACAAATCCAGGTCGCAATCACAAATCACTATTTTGCACGGATAAG GTGTTCAAGTCCCGTCAAGATCTAATGGCTTGGGTGCAAAGTGTGGGACGTTCTCTTGGGTTCTTTATCACCACTAAAAGATCCAATTCTCGTAGTGGGGGGTTCATGTATAAAGTTACATTGGAGTGTGATCGTGGTGGTATATACGAAAATAAAGCCTCCAGTAGACGTAGTAGGGCCACCAAAAAGACCAATTGTCCGTTTGAATTGGTAGGAACATATTCCCGGGATTATGATGCTTGGACATTAAGGGTGATATGTGAAAAACATAATCATGAACCTGCAGATGAACACATCATCAAGGGTCATCCGTCTTCAAAGCGATTGTCTGATAATGAAACTCGTTTGGTGCTCGATTTGACAAAAAAGAATGTAAAACCACAAGTAATTCTAATGATACTGAAAAAGTTGAATCCAAATAACATGTCTACTCCCAGATTACTATACAATATGCGCCAAAAGTTCCGAAATGCAG GAGAGCAAATTAGCGGTGAAGAAATGACATCTCCGAGCCCGACCGAGTGCCCAGTGTACGCGTTTAATGGAAACAAGTCAAAAGGAGATGGTGATGATATAGATCCATTTGCTCTCAGAAACTTGTTGCAAGACATTGATTTATCTAAATACGGGTATGATATGACGGTGACAAATCTTGTGAAGGATCTTTACGTTGCAAATCTTGTGAAGGATGTTTCCGTTGCAAGTTGTGTGAAGGAGGTGCTTATGTGTCATGATGGCATTGGTCAATACATCAATATACCGAATATACCAGATGTTGATGCATCCACATCTGCGGGACCCTTTAAACCATATCGAGACATAGTCTTAGATAAGTCTCAAGGGGAGTTTTCACTGAAACAATTTTTG GACAGTGATTATGCTCATGAACAATTTTCAACCGAGGAAAGAGGATCGGAAAAAGAAATCGACAGTGTAGTAGAACATCATACAGATACTTCTGTTGATTATGGAGAAGACGGCGTTAATAATGTTTATAGTGATAATGATGTGGCGGTTGATACAAAACTTGATACGCGTGATGAAAATGAAAGAAAGTCTGTTGTTAATGGCACATCCGAGTTTTCTACAGATAGG GTATTCAACTCTCGTCAAGAATTAACGGATTGGGTGCAAAATGTGGGCCGTTCTCTTGGTTACATTATCATCACTAAAAGATCCAGCACTCACAATTCTAGTGGAGGGGTGACGTGTAAAGTTACGCTGATGTGTGATCGTTGCGGTATATACAAAAGTCAAAGCTCCCATAGGCATTCTAAGTTGACCAAAAAGACTAATTGCCCGTTTAAATTGGTTGGAAATAATTCTAAGTGTTCTAAATTTTGGACATTAAAGGTGATATGTGAAGAACATAATCATGAACCTGCAGTACACATGAAGGGTCATCCGTATGCAATGCGATTGTTGGATAACGAAACTCGTTTGGTGCTCGATTTGACAAAAAAGAATGTAAAACCGCAAGTAATTCTAATGATTTTGAAGAAGTTGAATCCAAATAATGTGTCTAACCTCAGAACTCTATACAATATGCGCCAGAAGTTTCGAAATTCAG GAGAAAAAATTAGCGGTGAAGAAATTGCATTTCCGAGCCCCAACGAGTGCCCAGTGTACGCGTTTAATGGAAACAAGTTAAAAGGAGCTAGTGATGACATTGATCCATTTGCTCTTAGAAACTTGTTGCAAGAACTCGATTTATCTAAATATGGGTATAATGATATGACGGTTACAAATCTTGTGAAGGATGTTTCTGTTGCTAGTCATGTGAAGGATATGCTTATGTGTCCTGATATCAATGGTCAAGATAAAAATATACCATATGCTGATGCATCCACATCTGCGGGACCCTTTAAACCATATCGAGACGTAGTCTTGGATAAGTCCCACGGGCAGATTTCGATGAAACACTTTTTG GACAATGATTTTGATCATGACCAATTTTTATCAGAGGAAGGAGAAACTGAAAAAGATAGAGAAG AAACATTTGTGGTGCAGCATATCAACAATAAAGACAGTGCAAACAAGTCGAAGAGAACGGACATTGAAGAAAATGCATCTTCGAGCACATCGTTTGCATTTGATTCACGCACACCGAAGAGAAGTATCGACCAAGTATATCGATTTGACTTTCGAAACATGGTTGATTCTGTTGAATGTGAGTCTGTTAGAGAAGATATAGTAGAAGATTTTGTTTTTCAAACAAAACAGAATTTGATGATGCCTTCTTCTTTTGGAACATTTAGTCCTCCTCATGTTGATATAATGGGAACAAATAATGGCAATGGTCTTGATACAGTTGAACACCATGCAGATGAATATAGGCATTTTCAACCAAATCGAGAAGCAGTCTTAAATATGCCTCAAAGAGAGATATTAAAGAAACGATTTTTG GACAGAGATTATGCTCATGACGAATCTTTAACAGTGAAAGATTATGCTCATCATACAAATATTGTTTTCGACTCAACATATAGAGAAGACGAAGTCAATTATGTTTATAGTGATGTGGAGTTTGATAAAAGAATTGATACGTGTGATGAAAGTGAAAAAAAGCTTGTTGTCAATGGCCCATCCGAGTTTTTCACTGAACGG TAG
- the LOC139897936 gene encoding uncharacterized protein isoform X1, with translation MATCSYANNSIQGGVNETNPGRNHKSLFCTDKVFKSRQDLMAWVQSVGRSLGFFITTKRSNSRSGGFMYKVTLECDRGGIYENKASSRRSRATKKTNCPFELVGTYSRDYDAWTLRVICEKHNHEPADEHIIKGHPSSKRLSDNETRLVLDLTKKNVKPQVILMILKKLNPNNMSTPRLLYNMRQKFRNAGEQISGEEMTSPSPTECPVYAFNGNKSKGDGDDIDPFALRNLLQDIDLSKYGYDMTVTNLVKDLYVANLVKDVSVASCVKEVLMCHDGIGQYINIPNIPDVDASTSAGPFKPYRDIVLDKSQGEFSLKQFLDSDYAHEQFSTEERGSEKEIDSVVEHHTDTSVDYGEDGVNNVYSDNDVAVDTKLDTRDENERKSVVNGTSEFSTDRVFNSRQELTDWVQNVGRSLGYIIITKRSSTHNSSGGVTCKVTLMCDRCGIYKSQSSHRHSKLTKKTNCPFKLVGNNSKCSKFWTLKVICEEHNHEPAVHMKGHPYAMRLLDNETRLVLDLTKKNVKPQVILMILKKLNPNNVSNLRTLYNMRQKFRNSGEKISGEEIAFPSPNECPVYAFNGNKLKGASDDIDPFALRNLLQELDLSKYGYNDMTVTNLVKDVSVASHVKDMLMCPDINGQDKNIPYADASTSAGPFKPYRDVVLDKSHGQISMKHFLDNDFDHDQFLSEEGETEKDREETFVVQHINNKDSANKSKRTDIEENASSSTSFAFDSRTPKRSIDQVYRFDFRNMVDSVECESVREDIVEDFVFQTKQNLMMPSSFGTFSPPHVDIMGTNNGNGLDTVEHHADEYRHFQPNREAVLNMPQREILKKRFLDRDYAHDESLTVKDYAHHTNIVFDSTYREDEVNYVYSDVEFDKRIDTCDESEKKLVVNGPSEFFTERV, from the exons ATGGCTACTTGTTCTTACGCAAACAATTCGATCCAAGGTGGTGTAAATGAAACAAATCCAGGTCGCAATCACAAATCACTATTTTGCACGGATAAG GTGTTCAAGTCCCGTCAAGATCTAATGGCTTGGGTGCAAAGTGTGGGACGTTCTCTTGGGTTCTTTATCACCACTAAAAGATCCAATTCTCGTAGTGGGGGGTTCATGTATAAAGTTACATTGGAGTGTGATCGTGGTGGTATATACGAAAATAAAGCCTCCAGTAGACGTAGTAGGGCCACCAAAAAGACCAATTGTCCGTTTGAATTGGTAGGAACATATTCCCGGGATTATGATGCTTGGACATTAAGGGTGATATGTGAAAAACATAATCATGAACCTGCAGATGAACACATCATCAAGGGTCATCCGTCTTCAAAGCGATTGTCTGATAATGAAACTCGTTTGGTGCTCGATTTGACAAAAAAGAATGTAAAACCACAAGTAATTCTAATGATACTGAAAAAGTTGAATCCAAATAACATGTCTACTCCCAGATTACTATACAATATGCGCCAAAAGTTCCGAAATGCAG GAGAGCAAATTAGCGGTGAAGAAATGACATCTCCGAGCCCGACCGAGTGCCCAGTGTACGCGTTTAATGGAAACAAGTCAAAAGGAGATGGTGATGATATAGATCCATTTGCTCTCAGAAACTTGTTGCAAGACATTGATTTATCTAAATACGGGTATGATATGACGGTGACAAATCTTGTGAAGGATCTTTACGTTGCAAATCTTGTGAAGGATGTTTCCGTTGCAAGTTGTGTGAAGGAGGTGCTTATGTGTCATGATGGCATTGGTCAATACATCAATATACCGAATATACCAGATGTTGATGCATCCACATCTGCGGGACCCTTTAAACCATATCGAGACATAGTCTTAGATAAGTCTCAAGGGGAGTTTTCACTGAAACAATTTTTG GACAGTGATTATGCTCATGAACAATTTTCAACCGAGGAAAGAGGATCGGAAAAAGAAATCGACAGTGTAGTAGAACATCATACAGATACTTCTGTTGATTATGGAGAAGACGGCGTTAATAATGTTTATAGTGATAATGATGTGGCGGTTGATACAAAACTTGATACGCGTGATGAAAATGAAAGAAAGTCTGTTGTTAATGGCACATCCGAGTTTTCTACAGATAGG GTATTCAACTCTCGTCAAGAATTAACGGATTGGGTGCAAAATGTGGGCCGTTCTCTTGGTTACATTATCATCACTAAAAGATCCAGCACTCACAATTCTAGTGGAGGGGTGACGTGTAAAGTTACGCTGATGTGTGATCGTTGCGGTATATACAAAAGTCAAAGCTCCCATAGGCATTCTAAGTTGACCAAAAAGACTAATTGCCCGTTTAAATTGGTTGGAAATAATTCTAAGTGTTCTAAATTTTGGACATTAAAGGTGATATGTGAAGAACATAATCATGAACCTGCAGTACACATGAAGGGTCATCCGTATGCAATGCGATTGTTGGATAACGAAACTCGTTTGGTGCTCGATTTGACAAAAAAGAATGTAAAACCGCAAGTAATTCTAATGATTTTGAAGAAGTTGAATCCAAATAATGTGTCTAACCTCAGAACTCTATACAATATGCGCCAGAAGTTTCGAAATTCAG GAGAAAAAATTAGCGGTGAAGAAATTGCATTTCCGAGCCCCAACGAGTGCCCAGTGTACGCGTTTAATGGAAACAAGTTAAAAGGAGCTAGTGATGACATTGATCCATTTGCTCTTAGAAACTTGTTGCAAGAACTCGATTTATCTAAATATGGGTATAATGATATGACGGTTACAAATCTTGTGAAGGATGTTTCTGTTGCTAGTCATGTGAAGGATATGCTTATGTGTCCTGATATCAATGGTCAAGATAAAAATATACCATATGCTGATGCATCCACATCTGCGGGACCCTTTAAACCATATCGAGACGTAGTCTTGGATAAGTCCCACGGGCAGATTTCGATGAAACACTTTTTG GACAATGATTTTGATCATGACCAATTTTTATCAGAGGAAGGAGAAACTGAAAAAGATAGAGAAG AAACATTTGTGGTGCAGCATATCAACAATAAAGACAGTGCAAACAAGTCGAAGAGAACGGACATTGAAGAAAATGCATCTTCGAGCACATCGTTTGCATTTGATTCACGCACACCGAAGAGAAGTATCGACCAAGTATATCGATTTGACTTTCGAAACATGGTTGATTCTGTTGAATGTGAGTCTGTTAGAGAAGATATAGTAGAAGATTTTGTTTTTCAAACAAAACAGAATTTGATGATGCCTTCTTCTTTTGGAACATTTAGTCCTCCTCATGTTGATATAATGGGAACAAATAATGGCAATGGTCTTGATACAGTTGAACACCATGCAGATGAATATAGGCATTTTCAACCAAATCGAGAAGCAGTCTTAAATATGCCTCAAAGAGAGATATTAAAGAAACGATTTTTG GACAGAGATTATGCTCATGACGAATCTTTAACAGTGAAAGATTATGCTCATCATACAAATATTGTTTTCGACTCAACATATAGAGAAGACGAAGTCAATTATGTTTATAGTGATGTGGAGTTTGATAAAAGAATTGATACGTGTGATGAAAGTGAAAAAAAGCTTGTTGTCAATGGCCCATCCGAGTTTTTCACTGAACGGGTATAG